The Setaria italica strain Yugu1 chromosome IX, Setaria_italica_v2.0, whole genome shotgun sequence genome has a window encoding:
- the LOC101768929 gene encoding 22 kDa alpha-zein 16, protein MAAKIFAFFALLALSASAASAYISPVSALAATSIAVTHPCVQLQALASGILAPSAVLIQQPLAILQQQCQAHLAVQSIMTLQQQQQLLVNPIATMLPNVFNQLALANPITAAYWQQQQFLPNVFNQLALTSPFAQLQQQQLVSSVLNQVALANPITAAYLQQQQLLPNVFNQLALVSPVAQLQQQQLVSSVFNQVALANPYLQQPFIGGAIF, encoded by the coding sequence ATGGCAGCCAAGATATTTGCCTTCTTTGCTCTCCTTGCTCTCTCAGCAAGCGCTGCTTCCGCGTACATTTCGCCAGTGAGTGCTCTTGCCGCAACCTCTATAGCAGTCACACACCCGTGCGTGCAGCTGCAAGCGCTGGCATCCGGTATCTTGGCCCCATCAGCCGTGCTCATTCAACAACCGCTTGCCATTCTTCAGCAGCAATGCCAAGCACATCTTGCAGTACAGAGCATTATGACtctgcagcagcaacaacaactttTGGTGAACCCCATTGCTACCATGCTGCCAAATGTGTTCAACCAACTGGCTCTAGCAAACCCCATCACCGCTGCCTACTGGCAACAACAACAATTCCTGCCAAATGTGTTCAACCAACTAGCTCTGACGAGTCCTTTCGCCCAgttgcagcaacaacaactaGTGTCTAGCGTGCTCAACCAAGTTGCTTTGGCGAACCCCATCACTGCTGCCTACTTGCAGCAACAACAATTGCTACCAAACGTGTTCAACCAACTAGCTCTGGTGAGTCCTGTCGCCCAATTGCAGCAACAACAGCTTGTGTCTAGCGTGTTCAACCAAGTGGCTTTGGCAAACCCCTACTTGCAGCAGCCCTTCATCGGTGGTGCCATCTTCTAA